In Sphingobacterium sp. PCS056, the following proteins share a genomic window:
- the nuoH gene encoding NADH-quinone oxidoreductase subunit NuoH gives MEWSFVIEKFALVTIVFVVTLVIAMYSTLAERKIAGFMQDRYGPDRAGIFGLLQPFCDGGKFFFKEEIIPAGAHKALFIIGPTIAIITACISSAVIPWGQSLTIGDRVISLQVADVNVGILYMFGVIALGVYGIMLGGWASNNKFSLMGAIRAASQSISYEIAMGLSIIALLMITGSLSLKEIVAGQSGFVNWNIWSQPLGFIIFMVCAFAECNRVPFDLPECETELVGGYHTEYSSMKLGLYMFSEYINMFVSSALMASLYFGGYNFPFMNDLGLSENWITILGVLAFFIKIFAFIFFFMWVRWTLPRFRYDQLMNLGWKMLIPLAIANIVLTGIITLIKDTYFS, from the coding sequence ATGGAGTGGTCATTTGTCATCGAAAAATTTGCCCTTGTCACAATTGTATTTGTTGTCACACTTGTGATCGCGATGTACTCGACATTGGCGGAGCGTAAGATTGCTGGATTTATGCAGGATCGTTACGGTCCAGACCGAGCAGGAATTTTTGGCTTATTGCAACCATTCTGTGATGGTGGGAAATTCTTTTTTAAAGAAGAAATCATTCCTGCCGGAGCACATAAGGCTTTATTTATCATCGGTCCCACTATTGCTATCATTACAGCATGCATCAGTTCTGCTGTTATTCCATGGGGCCAATCGTTAACGATCGGTGATCGTGTAATTTCACTACAAGTTGCGGATGTGAATGTCGGTATTCTTTATATGTTTGGTGTCATTGCATTGGGGGTATATGGTATTATGTTAGGGGGTTGGGCATCGAACAATAAATTTTCTCTGATGGGGGCTATTCGAGCTGCTTCACAGAGTATCAGTTATGAGATTGCGATGGGATTATCCATTATTGCTTTATTGATGATTACAGGATCACTATCCCTAAAAGAGATCGTTGCAGGCCAATCGGGATTTGTTAATTGGAATATTTGGTCTCAACCGTTAGGCTTTATCATTTTTATGGTTTGTGCTTTTGCGGAGTGTAACCGTGTTCCATTTGATTTGCCAGAATGTGAGACCGAATTGGTCGGAGGTTATCATACAGAATACTCTTCGATGAAATTGGGACTCTATATGTTCTCTGAATATATCAATATGTTTGTTTCCTCGGCATTAATGGCTTCTCTTTATTTCGGAGGGTATAATTTCCCTTTTATGAATGACTTAGGTCTTTCGGAGAATTGGATAACGATTCTAGGCGTATTGGCGTTCTTTATTAAAATATTTGCTTTTATCTTTTTCTTTATGTGGGTGCGATGGACTTTACCAAGATTCCGTTATGACCAATTAATGAATCTGGGATGGAAGATGTTAATCCCTTTAGCCATAGCAAATATCGTTTTAACAGGAATTATTACATTGATTAAGGATACATATTTTTCATAG
- the nuoF gene encoding NADH-quinone oxidoreductase subunit NuoF codes for MARKLLLTHIDVPGIQTFEVYRQQGGYRAVEKALKTMSPDDVVEEVKKSGLRGRGGAGFPTGMKWSFLAKPEGVPRYLVCNGDESEPGTFKDRFLMTHIPHALLEGMIVSSYALGAKTSYIYVRGEMMPQIRILERAIEEAKSAGFLGKNILGSGYDLEIYVQPGAGAYICGEETALLESLEGKRGNPRIKPPFPAIAGLYGCPTVVNNVESIAATVPIINDGGEEYAKIGIERSTGTKLISASGNLLKPGVYEIELGLSVEEFIYSDEYCGGMANGKKLKAVVAGGSSVPILPANLILKTANGQNRLMTYESLADGGFQTGTSMGSGGFIAFDEDQCIVRNTWNFSRFYHHESCGQCSPCREGTGWMEKVLHKIETGHGSLSDIELLWDIQRRIEGNTICPLGDAAAWPVAAAIRHFRDEFEWHINHPEDALTRNYGLAHYADPLVPIVS; via the coding sequence ATGGCACGTAAACTTTTGCTAACACATATTGATGTTCCGGGAATCCAAACTTTCGAAGTATATCGTCAACAAGGGGGGTATCGTGCTGTAGAAAAAGCACTTAAGACGATGTCTCCTGATGATGTTGTTGAAGAAGTTAAGAAGTCAGGTCTTCGTGGAAGAGGCGGAGCAGGATTTCCTACCGGAATGAAGTGGAGCTTCTTGGCAAAACCAGAAGGTGTGCCTCGTTATTTAGTCTGCAATGGTGATGAATCTGAACCTGGCACTTTTAAAGACCGGTTTTTGATGACCCACATTCCGCATGCACTGTTGGAAGGTATGATTGTTTCCAGCTATGCTTTGGGAGCTAAAACTTCTTATATCTATGTTAGAGGTGAGATGATGCCCCAAATCCGTATTCTGGAGCGGGCGATAGAGGAAGCAAAATCTGCTGGTTTTTTAGGTAAAAATATCTTGGGATCGGGCTATGATTTAGAAATTTATGTTCAACCGGGTGCTGGAGCTTATATATGTGGAGAAGAGACCGCTCTGTTGGAATCTTTAGAAGGTAAAAGAGGTAACCCGCGGATAAAGCCGCCATTTCCAGCAATAGCTGGCTTATACGGTTGTCCAACTGTTGTCAACAATGTTGAATCAATTGCGGCAACTGTCCCCATTATCAATGATGGAGGTGAAGAATATGCCAAAATTGGTATTGAACGGAGTACGGGTACAAAATTAATATCTGCCAGCGGTAATTTGCTGAAACCAGGTGTATATGAAATAGAATTGGGTTTGTCTGTAGAAGAATTTATCTATTCCGATGAGTATTGTGGCGGTATGGCAAATGGGAAGAAATTGAAAGCAGTTGTGGCTGGAGGTTCTTCTGTTCCCATTTTACCTGCAAATTTGATCTTAAAAACGGCGAATGGTCAAAATCGATTAATGACTTATGAATCCTTAGCTGATGGAGGCTTCCAAACGGGAACTTCGATGGGCTCTGGTGGTTTTATTGCTTTCGATGAGGATCAATGCATTGTCCGTAATACGTGGAATTTTAGTCGTTTTTATCATCATGAAAGTTGTGGACAGTGTTCTCCTTGTCGTGAAGGAACAGGATGGATGGAAAAAGTGTTGCATAAAATTGAGACGGGGCATGGTAGTTTGTCAGATATTGAATTGCTTTGGGATATCCAAAGACGTATAGAAGGAAATACCATATGTCCTTTAGGGGATGCTGCAGCATGGCCAGTTGCAGCAGCGATTCGTCATTTTAGAGATGAGTTTGAATGGCACATCAATCATCCAGAGGATGCATTGACAAGAAATTATGGATTAGCACATTATGCAGATCCTTTAGTACCGATTGTTTCTTAA
- a CDS encoding 2Fe-2S iron-sulfur cluster-binding protein, producing MAEEVKLKVIIDGIPVEVTPGTTILNAARQIGGDIVPPAMCYYSKLEGTGGKCRTCLVKVSKGSEKDPRPMPKLVASCRTTVMDGMEVENITSPDVVEARKAIVEMLLINHPLDCPICDQAGECKLQDLGFEHGSAQTRYEFDRRTFERIDIGEKIQLHMNRCILCYRCVFVADQITDKRVHGIIGRGDHAEISTYIQNVVENDFSGNVIDVCPVGALTDRTFRFKNRVWFTKPVDAHRDCPTCSGKVTLWYKGADVIRVTARKDEFGEVEEFICNTCRYDKKETRDWKLEEPTPISDQSVIASNHYTRFNPPAVIENDPVLQEQNLEQLARTEKLK from the coding sequence ATGGCAGAAGAGGTAAAATTGAAAGTTATTATAGATGGTATTCCTGTAGAAGTAACACCAGGCACTACGATTTTGAACGCGGCACGTCAGATCGGTGGAGATATTGTTCCTCCAGCGATGTGTTACTATTCCAAATTGGAGGGCACTGGGGGTAAATGCCGTACCTGTCTGGTTAAGGTATCAAAAGGATCGGAAAAAGATCCTCGTCCGATGCCCAAGCTGGTTGCTTCATGTCGAACAACGGTTATGGATGGTATGGAAGTTGAAAATATCACTTCACCTGATGTTGTCGAGGCACGTAAAGCTATCGTCGAAATGTTACTTATAAATCATCCATTGGACTGCCCTATTTGTGATCAGGCTGGAGAGTGTAAATTGCAAGATTTGGGTTTTGAGCATGGTTCTGCGCAGACACGCTATGAGTTTGATCGCCGTACATTTGAACGTATTGACATTGGAGAGAAAATACAATTGCATATGAATCGATGCATTTTATGCTATCGCTGTGTATTTGTTGCGGATCAGATCACAGATAAACGTGTCCATGGTATTATAGGACGTGGAGACCATGCCGAGATTTCGACTTATATCCAAAATGTCGTTGAAAATGACTTTTCAGGAAATGTCATTGATGTATGTCCGGTAGGTGCTTTGACAGATCGAACTTTCCGATTTAAGAACCGTGTTTGGTTTACAAAGCCTGTCGATGCGCATCGTGATTGTCCCACTTGCTCAGGTAAGGTGACTTTATGGTATAAAGGGGCTGATGTCATACGTGTGACCGCAAGGAAAGATGAATTTGGTGAAGTAGAAGAATTTATCTGTAATACCTGTCGCTATGATAAAAAAGAAACTCGCGATTGGAAATTAGAGGAACCAACGCCAATTAGCGATCAATCTGTGATTGCTTCTAATCATTACACGCGTTTTAATCCACCAGCAGTTATTGAAAATGATCCTGTACTACAGGAACAAAATTTAGAACAACTGGCTAGAACTGAAAAATTGAAATAA
- a CDS encoding NADH-quinone oxidoreductase subunit C: MSKFDNTYLLDKLISQFGTDVSPLRDEYDLLTVHVNVDAIIDVLTFLKYDEELQFIHLTDITAVHYPHQKKAFEIVYHVNSLINNIRIRVKVEVDGIDPAIPTATTIWKGANWMERETYDFYGIQFLGHPDLRRILNVDDMEVFPMRKEYPLEDPNRVDKKDLYFGR, encoded by the coding sequence ATGAGTAAATTTGATAACACCTATTTATTAGATAAGTTAATTTCTCAATTTGGTACCGATGTTTCACCACTCCGTGATGAATATGATCTTTTGACTGTTCATGTAAATGTAGATGCCATTATTGATGTTTTAACTTTTCTAAAATATGATGAAGAATTACAATTTATTCATCTGACAGATATTACTGCTGTTCATTATCCACATCAAAAAAAGGCTTTTGAAATTGTATATCATGTCAATAGTTTGATTAATAATATTCGTATTCGTGTTAAAGTGGAGGTGGATGGTATAGATCCAGCAATTCCAACAGCAACTACCATTTGGAAAGGTGCAAATTGGATGGAGCGCGAAACATATGATTTTTATGGAATCCAATTTTTGGGTCATCCAGATTTAAGACGGATTTTAAATGTAGATGATATGGAAGTCTTTCCAATGCGAAAAGAATATCCATTAGAAGATCCAAATCGTGTCGATAAGAAAGATCTTTATTTCGGCCGTTAA
- a CDS encoding NuoI/complex I 23 kDa subunit family protein: MQPLSNRKKVLEQKPMNFMERIYFPAIVKGLSITLRHFFKKIPTIKYPEQQRPFSKNFRGQHSLKRDEEGRERCTACGLCALSCPAEAITMIAAERKNDEKHLYREEKYAAVYEINMLRCIFCGLCEEACPKEAIYLDGPHVTADYLRKDFIYGKDKLVEPKFDITKLNS; the protein is encoded by the coding sequence ATGCAACCACTAAGTAATAGGAAAAAAGTTTTAGAACAGAAACCGATGAATTTTATGGAAAGGATTTATTTCCCAGCCATTGTAAAAGGTTTGTCCATTACGTTAAGACATTTTTTTAAAAAAATACCTACGATTAAATATCCCGAGCAACAACGACCTTTTTCTAAAAATTTTAGGGGACAACACTCTTTAAAACGAGATGAAGAAGGGCGTGAGCGTTGTACAGCTTGTGGATTATGCGCCTTGTCATGCCCAGCAGAGGCGATCACGATGATTGCTGCTGAGCGAAAAAATGATGAAAAGCATTTATACCGAGAAGAGAAATATGCCGCAGTATATGAAATCAATATGCTCCGTTGTATTTTCTGTGGTCTTTGCGAAGAAGCATGTCCTAAAGAAGCCATTTATTTGGATGGACCACATGTGACCGCCGATTATTTACGTAAAGATTTCATTTATGGAAAAGATAAGTTGGTAGAACCAAAATTTGATATTACAAAGTTGAATAGTTAA
- a CDS encoding NADH-quinone oxidoreductase subunit D → MSDFITKISPNKPVYEDNDPQDELITLNIGPTHPATHGVFQNVVQIDGERIVSGVSTIGYIHRAFEKIAEHRPFYQITPLTDRLNYCSAPINNMGWHMTVEKLLKIEIPKRVQYMRVIVMELARIADHIICNGILGVDTGAFSGFLYVMQEREFIYEIFEEICGARLTTNIGRIGGFERDFNDIAFAKIEEFLKRFPPVLTEFMELFDRNRIFIERTSGIASVTAEEALDYSWSGPILRATGVDYDIRVQNPYCSYEEFDFEVPVGTKGDVYDRYMVRNEEMWQSMRIIEQALSKIANEPKGVFHADVPEFYLPPKEQVYTNMEALIYHFKIVMGEVETPKAEVYHAVEGANGELGFYLVHDGGRTPYRLHFRRPSFINYQMFAPMSAGMLLSDAILNMSSLNVIAGELDA, encoded by the coding sequence ATGAGCGATTTTATTACCAAGATATCCCCCAATAAACCTGTATATGAAGATAACGATCCTCAGGATGAGTTAATCACTTTAAATATTGGTCCGACGCATCCTGCTACACATGGCGTGTTTCAAAATGTTGTTCAGATTGATGGAGAGCGGATCGTAAGTGGCGTGTCAACAATCGGTTATATCCATCGTGCTTTTGAGAAGATCGCTGAGCACAGACCTTTTTATCAAATAACACCTTTAACAGACAGATTGAATTATTGTTCTGCTCCTATTAATAATATGGGCTGGCATATGACTGTTGAAAAGTTATTAAAAATAGAAATTCCCAAACGTGTACAATATATGCGTGTTATTGTGATGGAATTGGCGCGTATAGCAGACCATATTATCTGTAATGGAATTCTTGGTGTTGATACAGGAGCTTTTTCAGGCTTTTTATATGTCATGCAAGAGCGAGAGTTTATTTATGAGATTTTTGAAGAGATTTGTGGTGCGCGATTGACCACTAATATTGGAAGAATTGGCGGTTTCGAACGAGATTTCAATGATATTGCATTTGCAAAAATTGAAGAGTTTTTAAAACGATTTCCTCCTGTTTTGACCGAATTTATGGAGTTGTTTGATCGTAATCGTATTTTTATTGAGCGTACTTCCGGTATAGCTTCTGTGACAGCGGAAGAGGCTTTGGATTATAGTTGGTCCGGTCCTATTTTACGCGCTACAGGGGTGGATTATGATATTCGGGTTCAAAATCCTTACTGTTCCTATGAAGAGTTTGATTTTGAAGTCCCTGTTGGCACCAAAGGTGATGTCTATGATCGCTATATGGTGCGTAACGAAGAAATGTGGCAGTCTATGCGGATTATCGAACAGGCGCTATCTAAAATAGCAAATGAGCCAAAAGGAGTTTTCCATGCTGATGTTCCTGAGTTCTATTTACCTCCAAAAGAACAGGTATATACCAACATGGAGGCATTGATCTATCATTTCAAAATTGTTATGGGTGAGGTGGAAACTCCGAAGGCAGAAGTTTATCATGCCGTAGAGGGTGCCAATGGAGAATTAGGATTTTATTTGGTGCACGATGGTGGACGTACGCCATATCGATTACATTTCAGACGGCCTTCTTTTATCAATTATCAAATGTTTGCTCCTATGAGTGCAGGTATGTTACTTTCGGACGCAATTCTTAATATGAGTAGTCTTAACGTTATTGCAGGAGAATTAGATGCTTAG
- the nuoL gene encoding NADH-quinone oxidoreductase subunit L: MRDLIWLIPLLPLIGFLINGLGRQVLSKGLVGFIGSATVFVSFLLSCTLFASIYEDRINGESGIILHHIFDWIKIGNLDISLSFLVDPLSAIMLLVVTGIGFLIHIYSIGYMHQDAGFAKYFAYLNLFIFFMLLLVMGSNYLVMFIGWEGVGLCSYLLIGFWYKNSDYGAAAKKAFVMNRIGDLGFLLAVFFIFNAFGSLEFATVFQSAKNYPVGDMTLLTITLLLFVAATGKSAQIPLFTWLPDAMAGPTPVSALIHAATMVTAGIYMIARSNIMFVLSPLTLQVIAIVGVCTALFAAAVALTQNDIKKVLAYSTVSQLGYMFLGLGVGAFTGAFFHVLTHAFFKALLFLGAGSVIHGMSNEQDMRKMGGLKKALPVTYITMLIGTIAISGIPPFSGFFSKDEILAHAFAANPVFWILGFAGALMTAFYMFRLIYLTFFGTFRGTEEQQHHLHESPKSMTFPLIILAVLSIFGGLLNLPEVLGGNAWLANFLSPVFADGARLQHTHTIEHSTEYMLMGVSIVGVLVMAFVAYNKYVKQGVVPQHDQVARTGLAKLSYHKFYVDEIYDQLIVKPINWLSVFFAHVVDASGIDGLVNAIGKSTFMTGKGVRLLQSGNVGFYLLLMVVGAIAIFIYGLLSF, translated from the coding sequence ATGCGTGATTTAATTTGGTTAATTCCTTTATTGCCCTTGATTGGATTTCTGATTAATGGGTTAGGACGACAGGTACTTTCAAAAGGTTTGGTAGGTTTTATCGGTAGTGCTACCGTATTTGTTTCCTTTCTATTGAGTTGTACCCTATTTGCATCTATTTATGAGGACCGTATAAATGGTGAAAGTGGAATTATACTGCATCATATTTTTGATTGGATCAAGATTGGGAATTTAGATATTTCTCTTTCTTTTCTGGTCGATCCTTTAAGTGCAATTATGTTACTCGTTGTAACGGGTATAGGATTTTTAATACATATCTACTCGATTGGATATATGCATCAGGATGCTGGCTTTGCCAAATATTTTGCCTATCTGAATTTGTTTATCTTTTTTATGCTGCTGCTCGTGATGGGCTCGAATTACTTGGTCATGTTTATTGGCTGGGAAGGGGTAGGACTATGTTCCTATTTATTGATTGGCTTTTGGTATAAAAATAGTGATTATGGCGCAGCAGCCAAAAAGGCTTTTGTTATGAATCGCATTGGTGATTTGGGTTTTCTCTTGGCTGTTTTCTTTATATTTAATGCATTTGGTTCTTTAGAATTTGCAACGGTTTTTCAATCTGCAAAAAACTATCCTGTAGGGGATATGACCTTATTAACGATTACACTTTTATTATTTGTTGCAGCGACGGGTAAGTCTGCTCAGATCCCTTTATTTACCTGGCTACCGGACGCTATGGCTGGACCGACACCTGTATCAGCTCTAATACACGCTGCTACCATGGTGACCGCTGGGATATATATGATCGCCCGTTCTAATATTATGTTTGTTCTTTCTCCTCTTACGCTTCAGGTCATTGCAATAGTAGGTGTCTGCACTGCACTTTTTGCAGCAGCAGTTGCACTAACACAAAATGATATCAAGAAAGTATTGGCCTATTCGACCGTGTCGCAGCTAGGTTATATGTTCTTAGGCTTAGGAGTAGGTGCATTTACTGGAGCTTTCTTTCATGTATTGACCCACGCATTCTTTAAAGCTTTATTATTTTTAGGTGCAGGATCAGTTATTCACGGGATGAGCAATGAGCAAGATATGCGTAAGATGGGCGGTTTAAAAAAAGCGTTGCCTGTCACCTATATCACGATGTTGATTGGTACTATTGCCATTTCGGGGATTCCTCCCTTTTCCGGTTTCTTCTCTAAAGACGAAATTTTAGCTCATGCTTTTGCTGCTAACCCAGTTTTTTGGATTTTGGGATTTGCCGGAGCTTTGATGACTGCTTTTTATATGTTCAGATTGATTTATCTCACGTTTTTCGGAACTTTTAGGGGTACGGAAGAGCAACAGCATCACCTACATGAGTCTCCCAAATCGATGACTTTTCCCTTAATTATTTTGGCGGTATTATCTATTTTCGGAGGCCTATTAAATCTTCCTGAAGTATTAGGAGGAAATGCATGGTTGGCTAATTTCTTATCACCGGTATTTGCAGATGGTGCTCGTCTACAACATACGCATACCATTGAGCATAGTACGGAATATATGTTAATGGGCGTATCTATTGTAGGAGTCTTGGTCATGGCCTTTGTTGCCTACAATAAATATGTCAAGCAAGGGGTTGTTCCGCAGCATGATCAAGTGGCGAGGACTGGTCTTGCAAAGCTTTCTTATCATAAATTTTATGTCGATGAAATCTACGATCAATTAATTGTGAAACCGATTAATTGGTTATCTGTATTTTTTGCCCATGTTGTAGATGCCTCAGGTATTGATGGATTAGTTAATGCAATTGGTAAATCAACATTTATGACAGGAAAGGGAGTACGTCTTTTACAAAGTGGAAATGTTGGTTTCTATCTTTTACTAATGGTAGTTGGGGCAATTGCCATTTTTATATACGGTTTGTTGAGTTTTTAA
- a CDS encoding NADH-quinone oxidoreductase subunit B, with product MSDIKLAKAPPGVEGAGFFATSLDKAIGLARSNSLWPLPFATSCCGIEFMATMGSTYDLARFGAERPSFSPRQADMLLVMGTIAKKMAPVLKQVYTQMAEPRWVIAVGACASSGGIFDTYSVLQGIDEIIPVDVYVPGCPPRPEAILDGVLRLQDIVKSESLNRRNTPEYRALLEKYGIETYE from the coding sequence ATGAGCGATATTAAGTTGGCCAAAGCACCTCCGGGAGTTGAGGGCGCTGGTTTTTTTGCCACGAGTTTGGATAAAGCGATTGGCTTGGCGCGTTCAAATTCTTTATGGCCATTGCCTTTTGCCACTTCTTGTTGTGGAATTGAGTTTATGGCCACGATGGGGTCAACTTATGATCTTGCTCGCTTTGGTGCAGAAAGACCAAGCTTTTCTCCTCGTCAAGCTGATATGCTATTGGTAATGGGTACAATTGCAAAAAAAATGGCACCCGTTTTAAAGCAGGTCTATACACAAATGGCGGAACCACGTTGGGTAATTGCTGTGGGTGCTTGTGCATCTAGCGGAGGTATTTTTGATACTTATTCTGTTTTGCAAGGTATTGATGAAATCATTCCAGTAGATGTATATGTGCCTGGTTGTCCACCAAGACCTGAGGCAATTTTAGATGGCGTACTACGTTTGCAGGATATTGTGAAAAGTGAGTCTTTAAATAGAAGAAATACTCCTGAATATAGAGCTTTGTTAGAAAAATATGGAATAGAAACTTATGAGTAA
- the nuoK gene encoding NADH-quinone oxidoreductase subunit NuoK: protein MEAAIQQLQGVPINHYLIFCSIIFVIGVIGVLIRRNVIIMMMSIELMLNAVNLLLAAFSVQHGDASGQVFVFFIMALAAAEVAVGLAIIIMVYRNTKSVDIESLHKLRW from the coding sequence ATGGAAGCAGCAATTCAACAATTACAAGGTGTTCCAATCAATCATTATTTGATTTTTTGCAGTATAATTTTCGTCATTGGTGTTATCGGTGTTCTTATTCGTCGCAATGTCATCATTATGATGATGTCGATTGAATTGATGTTGAACGCCGTTAATCTTTTATTAGCCGCATTTTCAGTACAACATGGTGATGCGTCGGGCCAAGTATTTGTATTCTTTATCATGGCGCTGGCAGCAGCAGAGGTTGCAGTCGGTTTAGCGATTATTATTATGGTATATCGAAATACGAAGTCAGTAGACATTGAGTCTTTACATAAACTTCGTTGGTAA
- a CDS encoding NADH-quinone oxidoreductase subunit J — MTVFYLVAFLSIFFALMTIFTKNPVHSVLYLVITFFTFTIHYILLNAQFLAVVNFIVYMGAIMVLFLFVLMLLNLNKDTEPMKSNLVKMMGVIAGCCLVVVLFGAFRVFDLSNPLIVKDPDIGLVKNLGKVLFKEFLLPFELSSILLLTAMIGAVLLAKKETRKV, encoded by the coding sequence ATGACCGTTTTTTATTTAGTTGCTTTCCTTTCTATTTTTTTCGCGCTGATGACCATCTTCACGAAAAACCCGGTGCATAGTGTTCTGTATCTCGTAATTACGTTTTTTACATTTACCATTCACTATATTTTATTAAATGCACAGTTTTTGGCTGTGGTGAATTTCATTGTATATATGGGTGCAATTATGGTGCTCTTTTTATTTGTACTGATGTTGTTGAATCTCAATAAAGATACAGAGCCTATGAAATCCAATCTAGTAAAAATGATGGGTGTGATTGCAGGTTGCTGTTTGGTAGTTGTTCTTTTTGGTGCATTTCGAGTTTTTGACTTGTCAAATCCTTTGATTGTAAAAGATCCTGATATCGGTTTAGTGAAAAATTTGGGAAAAGTGTTATTTAAAGAGTTCCTGCTTCCGTTTGAATTGTCTTCGATTCTATTGTTAACGGCTATGATTGGGGCAGTTTTATTGGCGAAAAAAGAAACAAGGAAAGTATAA
- the nuoE gene encoding complex I 24 kDa subunit family protein, translating to MLSVKHNEIVEFSSTLLNQFAEVVARFPEGRQKSALLPILHLVQAEFGWLSPDAMNKVAGYLGIEPIEVYEVATFYTMYLLQPQGKYVLEVCRTGPCCLVGAERIMTHLENKLGVKEGEVTADGLFSWRGVECLAACGYGPVLQIGPEYTFYENLTEASVDQLIDDLSSKTN from the coding sequence ATGCTTAGTGTCAAACATAATGAGATTGTTGAATTTTCTTCAACATTGCTAAATCAATTTGCTGAAGTAGTGGCGCGTTTCCCAGAGGGAAGGCAAAAATCGGCTTTACTTCCTATTTTACATTTAGTACAGGCTGAATTTGGATGGTTAAGTCCTGATGCCATGAATAAAGTTGCTGGCTATTTGGGTATTGAACCTATTGAGGTCTACGAGGTGGCCACCTTTTATACGATGTACTTATTACAGCCACAAGGAAAATATGTTTTGGAAGTCTGCCGTACCGGACCATGTTGTTTGGTTGGTGCCGAACGTATTATGACGCACCTGGAGAATAAATTGGGTGTGAAAGAAGGTGAAGTGACGGCTGATGGCTTATTTTCTTGGCGGGGAGTTGAATGTCTTGCCGCATGCGGATATGGACCTGTCTTGCAGATAGGCCCTGAATATACGTTTTATGAAAACTTGACAGAAGCTAGTGTCGATCAATTAATAGATGATTTAAGCTCAAAAACGAATTAA